The Geotalea uraniireducens Rf4 genome window below encodes:
- a CDS encoding molybdopterin-dependent aldehyde oxidoreductase, translated as MIKKVMVVNGIERTLIVDQEALLSDVLRKQLHLTGTKVGCGTGQCGACNVIMDGKLVRSCVVKMKKVENLAKITTIEGIGTPLNLHPIQKAFIFHGALQCGFCTPGFIVSTKALLDENPNPTREDVRDWFQKYRNACRCTGYSMIVDAVMDAAKVMRGEISDQAIEFKTPADGKIYGSRFPRPTSVAKVTGLWDFGDDMGTQLPEGTLQCALVQPEVSHAIIKGIDTSEAEKMPGVFKVVTHKDVKGKNRITGLITFPTNKGDGWDRPILNDEKIFQYGDVVAIVCADTLENAKAAAKMVKVDLEVLPAYMNAPAAMAEDAIEIHPGTPNVYYECTLNKGEDTKPIMAKAAHVVEGEYYLQRQPHMPIEPDVGFAYIDDLKRVVIHSKSIAIHLHLYMIAPGLGVEPHEIVVVQNPTGATFGYKFSPTLEALVGAAAMATGRPCFLGYDWYQQQTYTGKRSPMWFKIKMGADQDGKLLAMETDWSCDHGPYSEFGDLVTTRGAQFTGAGYDIKNIRGVGRTVCTNHGWGSAFRAYGSPQSFFASESLMDELAKKMGVDPFELRYKNIYRPGATTPTGQTPEVFCFEELFDLMRPKYQDALLRAKNGSTETKKRGVGVSLGVYGCGLDGPDTSSAWVELNPDGSVTVGNAWQDHGQGSDGGTVTFAHNTLRPLGLKADQIRLSMNDTSLHPNSGPSGGSRQNVVTGNAIHAACVLLLDALRKADGTYRTYDEMVKEGKSVKYEGSWTTPSTHMDDNMQGAPFCIYMYALFMSEVEVDVTTGKTTVLKMTYAGDNGTITNRLTVDGQVYGGLVQGVGLALTEDFEDLKKHTTLIGSGFPFIKDVPDDMELIYTEYPRKDGAFGQAGVGEGPLTAPHASIINAIDSACGVRIRSIPAYPAKVLAALKSEKKAFDVSDAVAGGYMSQGGIETLKK; from the coding sequence ATGATTAAGAAGGTTATGGTCGTCAACGGCATCGAAAGAACGCTGATCGTTGACCAGGAAGCGCTCCTGTCGGACGTGCTGCGCAAGCAGCTCCATCTGACCGGAACCAAAGTCGGCTGCGGCACCGGCCAGTGCGGCGCGTGCAACGTGATCATGGACGGCAAGCTGGTCCGCTCGTGCGTGGTGAAGATGAAAAAGGTGGAAAACCTGGCCAAGATCACCACGATCGAAGGGATCGGTACTCCTCTCAACCTTCATCCGATCCAGAAGGCATTCATCTTCCACGGCGCCCTGCAGTGTGGCTTCTGCACCCCTGGCTTCATCGTCTCCACCAAAGCGCTGCTCGACGAGAACCCAAACCCTACCCGCGAGGACGTGCGCGACTGGTTCCAGAAGTACCGCAACGCCTGCCGCTGCACCGGTTACAGCATGATCGTCGACGCGGTGATGGACGCCGCCAAGGTGATGCGCGGCGAGATCTCCGATCAGGCCATCGAGTTCAAGACCCCGGCCGACGGTAAGATCTACGGCTCCCGCTTCCCCAGGCCTACCTCCGTGGCAAAGGTCACCGGTCTCTGGGATTTCGGCGACGACATGGGCACCCAGCTCCCCGAAGGGACCCTGCAGTGCGCACTGGTGCAGCCTGAAGTTTCCCACGCCATCATCAAGGGCATCGACACCTCCGAGGCGGAGAAGATGCCCGGCGTCTTCAAGGTCGTTACCCACAAGGACGTCAAAGGGAAAAACCGCATTACCGGCCTGATCACCTTCCCGACCAACAAGGGTGACGGCTGGGATCGCCCGATTCTGAATGACGAGAAGATCTTCCAGTACGGCGACGTTGTTGCCATCGTCTGCGCCGATACCCTGGAAAACGCCAAGGCAGCGGCGAAAATGGTCAAGGTCGATCTGGAAGTGCTGCCGGCCTACATGAACGCACCGGCCGCCATGGCAGAGGACGCCATCGAGATCCATCCCGGCACGCCGAACGTCTATTACGAGTGCACCCTCAACAAGGGGGAGGACACCAAGCCGATCATGGCGAAGGCTGCCCATGTGGTCGAGGGGGAGTACTACCTCCAGCGTCAACCCCATATGCCGATCGAGCCCGATGTCGGCTTCGCCTACATCGATGACCTGAAGCGGGTGGTGATCCACTCGAAATCGATCGCCATCCATCTGCACCTTTACATGATCGCCCCGGGCCTGGGCGTTGAACCGCACGAAATCGTGGTGGTCCAGAACCCCACCGGCGCCACCTTCGGCTACAAGTTCAGCCCGACCCTGGAGGCGCTGGTCGGCGCAGCGGCCATGGCAACCGGCCGCCCCTGTTTCCTCGGCTACGACTGGTACCAGCAGCAGACCTACACCGGCAAACGCTCGCCGATGTGGTTCAAGATCAAGATGGGCGCCGACCAGGACGGCAAGCTCCTTGCCATGGAAACCGACTGGAGCTGCGACCACGGTCCCTACTCCGAGTTCGGCGACCTGGTAACCACGCGCGGCGCACAGTTCACCGGCGCAGGGTACGACATCAAGAACATCCGCGGCGTAGGCCGCACCGTCTGCACCAACCATGGTTGGGGCTCCGCCTTCCGCGCCTACGGCTCTCCCCAGAGCTTCTTCGCCTCCGAGTCCCTCATGGATGAACTGGCCAAGAAGATGGGTGTCGACCCGTTCGAACTCCGTTACAAGAACATCTACCGTCCCGGCGCCACCACGCCGACCGGACAGACCCCGGAAGTCTTCTGCTTCGAGGAGCTGTTCGACCTCATGCGTCCCAAGTACCAGGACGCCCTGTTGCGCGCCAAGAACGGCTCCACCGAAACCAAGAAACGTGGCGTCGGCGTTTCTCTCGGCGTGTACGGCTGCGGTCTCGACGGTCCGGACACCTCGAGTGCCTGGGTTGAACTGAACCCGGACGGGAGCGTCACCGTCGGCAATGCCTGGCAGGACCATGGCCAGGGGTCTGACGGCGGGACTGTCACCTTCGCCCACAACACCCTGCGTCCTCTCGGCCTGAAAGCGGATCAGATCCGTCTCAGCATGAACGACACGAGCCTCCACCCGAACTCCGGCCCCTCCGGCGGGAGCCGCCAGAACGTGGTCACCGGGAACGCGATCCATGCGGCTTGCGTCCTGCTGCTCGATGCCCTGCGCAAGGCGGACGGCACCTACCGCACCTACGACGAAATGGTAAAGGAAGGCAAATCGGTCAAGTACGAAGGGAGCTGGACCACCCCGAGCACCCACATGGACGACAACATGCAGGGTGCGCCGTTCTGCATCTACATGTACGCCCTCTTCATGTCCGAGGTGGAAGTTGACGTCACCACCGGCAAGACGACCGTGCTGAAGATGACCTACGCAGGCGACAACGGCACCATCACCAACCGGCTTACAGTCGACGGACAGGTGTACGGCGGTCTGGTCCAGGGTGTAGGTCTTGCCCTGACCGAAGACTTCGAAGACCTGAAGAAGCACACCACCCTGATCGGTTCCGGCTTCCCGTTCATCAAGGACGTTCCCGACGACATGGAGCTGATCTACACCGAGTATCCGCGCAAAGACGGCGCCTTCGGTCAGGCCGGTGTAGGCGAGGGGCCGCTGACAGCCCCGCACGCCTCCATCATCAATGCCATCGACAGTGCCTGCGGCGTGCGCATCAGGTCCATCCCGGCATATCCGGCCAAGGTCCTGGCTGCACTGAAGTCGGAAAAGAAGGCCTTCGACGTCAGCGATGCCGTGGCAGGCGGTTACATGTCACAGGGTGGCATCGAAACATTGAAGAAGTAA
- a CDS encoding pyridine nucleotide-disulfide oxidoreductase/dicluster-binding protein — protein MEQNKLREWEYKCIQEEPPQCTAGCPIHVDARLFVKQAGQGDWEAALKTLAKTMPFPKILGRVCDHPCEPACKRGEAGEPIAIGALERACVETAQEKVKAVMLPRKDKRVAVIGSGLSSLTVAWDLLRKGYRITVFEPGERLGGTLWEFPETILPPDVITEELSLLESLGAVITLSAQVARDDFIAGIHGEFDAVFVGLAVADLNLHDLELEPLTLATSRKGLFAGGACRKDGRLSPITEAFEGRRAATSIDRYVMNVSMDSGRENEGPFVTRLYTNVEGLEPLPRLTPADPNSGYSTDEAIREAERCIQCECMECVKVCLYLERYKGYPKKYARQVFNNERVIYGAARTKNQFVNSCSTCGLCETVCPNDFFMGDLCLQARRTMNEQKLMPPSFHEFALKDMAHGNGERFALCSHEPGRQESAWLYFPSCQLCATSPGEVLSSYRHLRERLSGGVGIMLRCCGAPAFWAGRDDLFRESLDTVRNEWERLGRPRVVTACSTCRSIFQDHLPEMESVSLWKVIEETGLPGGEGPSPAIVGGTTVAVADPCITRNDPETQGSVRRIVQSLGISIEELPLSGEKPECCGYGGLMYNANPGLARDVIAHRATVSDNDYLAYCAMCRDNFAAAGKRVSHLIELLFPTAPGGDPAARGWISWSERRTNRAKVREGILRELGGKGEGMVEDYEGIVLRMAPEVRKRIDERRILEDDLRRVIDHAERTGKRLENLRTGCYRAYCQTENVTFWVDYTPGEEGFTVHNAYCHRMKIVGVKQ, from the coding sequence ATGGAACAGAACAAACTGCGGGAATGGGAATACAAATGTATCCAGGAAGAACCTCCCCAATGCACGGCAGGCTGCCCCATCCATGTGGATGCCCGGCTTTTTGTCAAGCAGGCCGGCCAGGGGGACTGGGAAGCTGCCCTGAAAACACTGGCTAAGACCATGCCGTTTCCAAAGATACTCGGCCGCGTCTGTGACCATCCGTGCGAACCGGCATGCAAGCGGGGTGAGGCCGGTGAACCGATCGCCATCGGCGCACTGGAGAGGGCCTGTGTCGAAACTGCGCAGGAGAAGGTCAAGGCGGTAATGCTGCCCCGGAAGGACAAGAGGGTTGCCGTCATCGGCAGCGGCCTGAGCAGCCTGACGGTAGCCTGGGACCTGCTCCGCAAAGGATACAGAATAACCGTTTTTGAACCGGGGGAAAGACTTGGCGGCACCCTCTGGGAGTTTCCCGAAACCATCCTGCCGCCTGATGTCATTACTGAGGAATTATCGCTTTTGGAGAGCCTTGGCGCTGTAATCACCCTCTCTGCCCAGGTGGCGCGGGACGATTTCATTGCCGGCATCCATGGAGAATTCGACGCTGTTTTTGTCGGCCTGGCTGTGGCTGATTTGAACCTGCATGACCTGGAGCTTGAACCCCTCACTCTGGCCACCAGCCGGAAGGGACTGTTTGCCGGCGGAGCCTGCAGGAAGGACGGCCGACTGTCTCCGATCACCGAGGCATTTGAAGGGCGCCGCGCCGCGACCTCCATAGATCGATACGTGATGAACGTCTCCATGGATAGCGGCCGGGAAAATGAAGGACCGTTCGTCACCAGGCTCTACACCAATGTCGAGGGGCTCGAACCCCTTCCGCGGCTTACCCCGGCCGACCCGAACTCCGGTTATTCCACCGACGAGGCTATCCGGGAAGCGGAGCGTTGCATCCAGTGCGAGTGCATGGAGTGCGTCAAGGTCTGCCTTTACCTGGAGCGCTACAAGGGGTATCCGAAGAAGTATGCCCGGCAGGTCTTCAACAACGAGCGGGTCATCTATGGCGCGGCCCGTACGAAGAACCAGTTCGTCAATTCCTGCAGCACCTGCGGTCTCTGCGAGACCGTTTGTCCGAACGATTTCTTCATGGGGGACCTCTGCCTGCAGGCGCGCAGGACCATGAACGAGCAGAAATTGATGCCCCCTTCCTTCCACGAGTTTGCCCTTAAGGACATGGCCCACGGCAACGGAGAGCGCTTTGCCCTCTGCAGCCACGAGCCGGGTCGGCAGGAGAGCGCCTGGCTGTACTTCCCGAGCTGCCAGCTCTGCGCCACCTCACCCGGCGAGGTGCTTTCCTCGTACCGCCACCTGCGGGAAAGGCTTTCAGGAGGGGTCGGGATCATGCTCCGCTGCTGCGGCGCTCCCGCATTCTGGGCGGGGCGCGACGACCTGTTCCGGGAATCGCTGGATACGGTCCGCAACGAATGGGAACGCCTTGGGCGGCCACGGGTCGTCACCGCCTGTTCCACCTGCCGGAGCATCTTTCAGGATCACCTTCCCGAGATGGAGTCCGTCTCCCTCTGGAAGGTCATCGAGGAGACCGGGCTTCCCGGCGGGGAAGGGCCCAGTCCCGCAATCGTCGGAGGGACAACCGTTGCCGTTGCCGACCCCTGCATCACTCGTAACGATCCTGAGACACAGGGAAGTGTACGGCGGATCGTGCAGTCGCTGGGGATCAGTATCGAAGAGCTCCCCTTGAGCGGCGAGAAGCCCGAGTGCTGCGGATACGGCGGGCTCATGTACAACGCCAATCCCGGCCTCGCCCGTGATGTGATCGCCCATCGGGCAACGGTGAGCGACAACGACTACCTGGCCTACTGCGCCATGTGCCGCGATAATTTCGCCGCTGCCGGAAAGAGGGTCAGTCACCTCATCGAGCTCCTCTTTCCCACCGCCCCTGGTGGGGACCCGGCGGCCCGCGGCTGGATATCCTGGTCCGAGCGCAGGACGAACCGCGCCAAGGTTCGGGAAGGGATACTCCGGGAGCTCGGCGGGAAGGGAGAAGGAATGGTCGAGGATTACGAGGGCATAGTGCTTCGGATGGCCCCGGAGGTGCGCAAAAGGATCGACGAACGGCGGATTCTGGAGGACGACCTGCGCCGGGTGATCGATCACGCCGAGCGTACCGGAAAACGGCTGGAAAACCTCCGGACCGGGTGCTACCGGGCCTACTGCCAGACGGAAAACGTGACCTTCTGGGTGGACTATACCCCCGGAGAAGAAGGGTTCACGGTCCATAACGCTTACTGCCATCGCATGAAAATCGTGGGGGTCAAGCAATGA
- a CDS encoding DVU_1557 family redox protein: MNLSEEAKGWSCTACGKPLEVVKVSFTYMKGNFEVDLPACSGCGLVLVSEELATGKMADAERILEDK; encoded by the coding sequence ATGAACCTGTCGGAAGAGGCAAAGGGGTGGAGTTGCACTGCCTGCGGGAAACCGCTCGAAGTGGTCAAGGTGAGCTTTACCTACATGAAAGGGAACTTTGAGGTCGACCTTCCAGCCTGCAGCGGCTGTGGTCTCGTCCTCGTCTCCGAGGAGCTGGCGACCGGAAAGATGGCCGATGCGGAGAGAATCCTGGAGGACAAGTAG